Proteins from a single region of Drosophila biarmipes strain raj3 chromosome 3R, RU_DBia_V1.1, whole genome shotgun sequence:
- the LOC108024139 gene encoding titin, translating to MSLEGARLRYEDENGETVVLAAKGRTFQVGSYYNCDLLLPQEERLICEINCDAFGRVIIYNKSSEDPIQLNDVVIHGKRPLLHGGKITIRDKVYTWEFPKSSEAPDAPCTPERLPASEQAPNSCPSLRQSPRLQIEKRLTVHNFHYSINSDDEGNTSIESRDQSESHLEEDALNISPPPSAEVTTCETPKVDLLEATQNKENTATPPGSHQKLLKLCALSDVVITSFSPRETGVKVEKSFTCVRKPTHAASTSTSVTVSTPKSVYSTPKGGVLSELNEDSCSRDLMDFGTPSTSTKVKRASSMFLIDLTTPSKLRPTPKQTLTPKQTPISVDSTDESSDASPLVIDITNSETPPSPGPSQRYKTPHRPAGTAGATPKRTPQSLMKRALLTSTKKQIAANQTDKTTPVATAKRQSLLEARRQCLTTPRRLPFHPHRRTPVNRPEEQPRGKVPKTSPRRRISLMESPRENKVSQLRKSFAAAKRSPGVDKSNKLVAKARRSLNSPKSGSPMPGSPKPTSPCPRKTFNASQIKSSTPEKPDDSNSELSRTFTIMDDTQGKEKSAAGVVIEAMAALITGENEADASLQFASVFEKSLPPTNTTAPGSTSPANEKEKDLNSTEEKENSELDATFEKSINKPEPCAENVLETVKDQQESISLSNTGVEDREKNETVSLLANDKCDEPVIEDSICEEVDANIPKESDNANPESVIEDNICEEVPSESKAGECTSIATSETKQKMNEQTPNVDTPLLQRSLRRLSVDQRIVATTPRRSTRRSSMEASNKEVPKDNNKRTRRASCSAVESQTDVGTPRRKRRLTQEMSTPTRQSKRLLNTPKREFQVDESVGDMGVILEEVGQEDEDQSDIADDGDYGNELPDDEVDKVDYHGLRDLLKTPKNCSTPRFKGLREMMRTPKVPASPILGNMAELLETSVGSTPHPKRRNTTMSRVQPGRTLDGILKTPSARNIMVPNEPASAVLKSREASLAATTEYDLNMTNTTLHLDKIFDDVPETTGANLEDTETEINVTAISTATGVDPLGSSKRNESVSSEALMSISHKATGVASLKDPLTSTTYKAALQADLNLSAITESGSRTTSPNPNEMSGIQLLDQTSDSMFSEALVVSGVESCDFTVDETKASGQNIQPVDNVEDRSDTDSNVGLTEPLVFSDDEENPEGSAATPKKSICVEEPSVAYKIEESANLKSVNETLSKIENDSVTEISLIEVEDTTIEGITSESNLQDNKNKDEKDLEVKLDISKDKESPAEENNETPVVELTIVESEIFALDSTADRSVDSSNVLSFSEKKIVPKEDLKPDDLESANSGDVELAEVSPEKASEEGVSHSDKSVVDTSPAKKCELEQSIEAETNQPPIEELPETDVLPTECETHHPVMELSTVAESEQPVNETKPSEPDVAENKPDEIPNDGKIDQEGITTSPANELSEKTNSDDPIDKENNQGTPFKKHSAESQPDDVSTDGESDQEVIKPFPAEEFIEEAKSDEVSTDAEPNKSAFQKSSSELFEEDKPEEVPTDVQFDQEVIKTSSADELAEGAEPKEAPEQLFEVEGPTVCEADQEVIESTPVKELPQENKPEETTNQTVTETSPLEELSEEAKDDEVPVDSKSHQSAVDTSPSKQTTEENKPDVDQVPVDAEISEELEEKAKPDEVSTNVDPNQHVIETSPCKELFKEDITDEVPTEGDADQEVIETSASKELPEKNKLDDDETTNQTVTETSPGDELSKEADLNELLTDNKTDQLVIETLSAEEVPEETGQQNEPFASGSSASQNVHQDQIQNFNMGDIGETSISDAVDEVPALERDQSEDQQSTQEESVIISSDSEGENKEEEYSGDSNVEKKETSVETGNNNSSFSAAGEIENSDNVDPKETCLSPPKDTKILEKSIEDLDALVMETSTCAAVQSSDKEEPANEILLRTDTNEDFSSDAAALETSTNVSSPENQKISGQDSPKVSQEDKDIKSTPQGEISSSEESSKDVKDVDKKDAEETNQNGPNDASLEGSPQIQLPVTGQNKQISILDESIEKTEDTHAHTEKEEECPPEKSSDQEIDHEVIQLDASSIVEDNTLGESLLPEDSAIDPSKGNLDLNTTKESPTVEAIEAEDEISLIENCDTHQPKESSAFDNTKKDKELDNEESKEEYNQIEPDNEVIQLDASSIVEQTQMDESSVDIVADSIQEDNKEQARETIEEILVKCVPEESFNQNGIEDEVIQLDASNIVERSTLEDFITDNSRHVSILAESSSVDQSITTANLTRNQKETDVEVIPSETDGAAETTMDTTSFNDQEVKAVEPEITSQIVEQKLTEKTATEDKFIDNSISMDTESPNKSIVKDSSEPENCPNTSLVNTDVPAAHNLQSEKEELDIKQPNENLIDTISAPLVVLNVSSSNGSESTDILESSSSSQQTTHVINAPESEGKLTTQLQDVSGSIVEAQENASEIQETEKEVNDITKPSSDAEGSSLLDVSKSLSEYQKTVSEEVQMADQDGAIIDLDSASEGKDDEEEVEFISEHKSVVVPNAEKQAKLDEPKPRDAVSEKDDVITIDDSSSSAQGPETSDAEATSVIPQEESTVPTASTSVSEEPQAPNELAQPPVEEPVITKITDNKAASNNIQEPDTIHEIHDSPASEDLTAQERTDSVEDAKRNDFEMPTSTVLVAAQSSVSAVDAKQSQINSENEPTEESAHNVSTEKIDSKNNESEKPISETAISPESPKKSREPSQQDEKSPDEVKSKPIKRTTRKGSASTDKPAETAISERPKRMARKPSAEAPEVDDAHVRLRGRARKPSADVDDDKPETIAEKRRGRKRTPSVEVIETMTQNQLEAEEEVGKAEEALQPILEEEPESGVEEKKESKAKQDSTNQAEITIEQPKRRGRKASAKETESSLDIKESTKDALDAVSEAKDDHLDIPEQEEPEEPVPVEDTIQEEKTIEKPKRRGRKAPAKEAVTTTDTKEKIEDDLDAVKEVEIQKPDIDEQVEPKGEENTNQKESITEKPKRRVRKASAKETETTLDKKEKPVDVLKAVKADETLQSSQNVSDHSEQETPQEPVPIEALNVSKEEQETKAEAEVNPIPAKTSRRARKASAEDVSSVSDKKHKSEDLHTIEKQDEMSKEVGRSRRRRRKPSAEVVETSAPNDTQEVLAPAQEDRSSSDDQHKLHPQTRKSAEFKPASAQEPAKDDHVERPKRRGRNPSVDIDHVAQEVIEKPKRRGRTPAGHDKPPINDEKQERPVHVVEPEKKTRRNARKASAETVEIVSSEEEHLQQIEETAEPVSGSEPSPVKPPPKEEEEHKTRRRGRKPTTETIEMPIKTNSPEKSDELPTHSRRRGRKATEDEAHTTIDLTESKTKLRGRRASLEHEPKEETHSESHTDDAEPPTKTTRRARKPSADVEATQAAVPEKKPPARRVLKASASVDDGTPVAKKAASRRGRKDETHEDEERKQIDLQDLPTDSVSALVVTSGSPTKAGDAEELTPRRREGRNLPRKNYEEAPDDDKPPSALRRARKPAASKAVANKAPEPEAVTATPVAKPPPVDVEATPDNTVVLPEPTTSQRREGRNLPRKNYTEPPDDDKPASSRGRRVRNLTAKALELIVDSSPRPATPKRAKGKAVDNEEPPAKKATPEVPLVTSAPEEEPAPAAKGRGTRRKAEHSESEPVKKTARATTRKAKVEAEPEEDLPVKKARGRARSKTPLGEPAGTPEEEPVKKPAARSRARGAKTAEPEQPVEDPQAQEAASTSATTGRAGRGRKVHFEAAPEVSTSEDAPKRATRSRRK from the exons ATGTCGCTGGAAGGCGCCAGGTTGCGCTACGAGGACGAAAATGGCGAGACCGTGGTCCTGGCGGCCAAGGGACGCACCTTCCAAGTGGGCTCCTACTACAACTGCGACCTGCTCCTGCCGCAGGAGGAGCGCCTGATATGCGAAATAAACTGCGACGCCTTCGGCAGG GTCATCATCTACAACAAGTCCAGCGAGGACCCCATCCAACTCAACGACGTGGTCATCCATGGCAAGCGTCCGCTGCTCCATGGGGGAAAGATCACCATTCGCGACAAGGTCTACACCTGGGAGTTCCCCAAATCCTCCGAAGCGCCGGATGCACCGTGCACCCCAGAGCGCCTGCCGGCCAGCGAGCAGGCCCCGAACTCCTGCCCCTCGCTAAGG CAATCGCCTCGGCTGCAGATCGAAAAACGCTTGACGGTTCACAA ttttcaCTACAGCATCAATTCGGATGACGAGGGCAATACGTCCATAGAGTCGCGCGACCAGAGTGAGTCCCATTTGGAGGAGGATGCCCTGAATATCTCCCCACCACCCAGCGCTGAGGTGACAACCTGTGAGACGCCCAAAGTAGATCTTCTGGAGGCCACGCAAAACAAGGAGAACACGGCAACGCCACCTGGAAGCCATCAGAAGCTGCTGAAACTGTGTGCCCTCTCTGACGTGGTTATCACATCCTTCTCGCCGCGCGAGACGGGCGTCAAGGTGGAGAAGTCCTTCACTTGTGTGCGCAAACCGACCCACGCGGCTTCTACTTCGACTTCGGTGACCGTTTCCACGCCCAAGAGTGTGTACAGCACTCCGAAGGGCGGAGTGCTCTCGGAGCTGAACGAAGACAGCTGTAGCCGGGATCTGATGGATTTTGGAACGCCATCCACTTCGACGAAGGTGAAGCGGGCATCATCTATGTTCCTGATCGACTTGACCACTCCCTCAAAGCTACGACCAACACCTAAGCAAACGCTCACACCCAAACAGACGCCCATCAGTGTGGACAGCACGGACGAATCATCCGATGCATCGCCGCTGGTTATTGACATTACCAACTCAGAGACACCACCCTCACCAGGCCCTTCACAACGGTACAAAACTCCTCACCGACCGGCGGGCACCGCAGGCGCCACTCCCAAGCGAACGCCCCAGTCCCTGATGAAAAGGGCTTTGCTGACCAGTACCAAGAAGCAGATAGCCGCCAACCAGACCGACAAGACTACTCCTGTTGCCACCGCCAAACGGCAATCGCTGCTGGAGGCTCGTCGTCAGTGCCTGACCACTCCCCGCCGATTGCCATTCCATCCGCACAGACGGACACCAGTCAACCGACCCGAGGAGCAGCCGAGAGGCAAAGTGCCCAAGACCTCTCCTCGCAGGCGGATATCTCTGATGGAATCGCCCAGGGAGAACAAGGTCTCCCAGCTCAGGAAGTCCTTTGCGGCCGCCAAGCGCAGTCCCGGCGTTGACAAGAGCAACAAACTGGTGGCCAAGGCACGACGATCGCTCAACTCGCCGAAAAGCGGTTCACCTATGCCGGGATCACCTAAGCCAACATCGCCGTGTCCGAGAAAAACGTTTAATGCCTCACAAATTAAGAGTTCCACTCCGGAGAAACCTGACGACTCAAATAGCGAGCTGAGCCGCACTTTCACCATCATGGATGACACCCAAGGAAAGGAGAAGAGTGCTGCAGGAGTAGTAATCGAAGCGATGGCAGCACTTATAACGGGGGAAAACGAGGCTGATGCATCCCTACAGTTCGCTTCCGTATTCGAAAAAAGCCTGCCGCCCACAAATACAACAGCACCTGGTTCAACCAGTCCAGCGAATGAGAAggaaaaagatttaaattctaCAGAGGAAAAGGAAAATTCTGAGCTAGACGCCACATTCGAAAAGAGTATAAATAAACCAGAACCATGTGCCGAAAATGTCTTGGAGACTGTTAAGGATCAGCAAGAGTCAATAAGTCTGTCCAATACTGGAGTTGAGGACAGGGAGAAAAACGAAACTGTGAGCCTGCTTGCCAACGATAAATGTGACGAACCTGTTATAGAGGATAGCATTTGTGAGGAGGTTGATGCGAATATTCCCAAAGAAAGTGacaatg CTAATCCTGAGAGCGTAATTGAGGACAACATTTGCGAAGAGGTGCCATCGGAAAGTAAAGCTGGAGAATGCACTTCAATTG CAACAAGCGAGACCAAACAAAAGATGAATGAGCAAACACCAAATGTTGATACCCCCCTACTTCAAAGGAGTTTGCGCCGCCTCTCTGTTGACCAGAGGATAGTGGCCACAACGCCGCGAAGAAGCACTCGTAGATCCTCTATGGAAGCCAGCAACAAGGAGGTCCCGAAGGACAACAATAAACGTACTCGCCGCGCTTCCTGCTCTGCGGTTGAAAGTCAGACAGATGTGGGTACTCCACGGCGCAAGCGAAGACTCACGCAGGAAATGTCCACGCCAACGCGACAATCGAAGCGTCTGCTGAACACGCCCAAGCGAGAATTTCAAGTGGACGAATCCGTTGGCGATATGGGAGTTATTTTGGAAGAAGTTGGCCAAGAAGATG AGGACCAATCTGATATCGCTGACGACGGAGATTATGGAAACGAACTGCCGGACGACGAAGTTGACAAAGTTGATTATCATGGCTTGAGGGATTTGCTAAAAACTCCCAAAAACTGCAGTACACCCCGCTTCAAAGGACTGAGAGAAATGATGCGCACTCCCAAGGTTCCCGCCTCACCAATTTTGGGCAACATGGCAGAGTTGTTGGAAACTTCTGTAGGAAGCACTCCTCACCCTAAGAGAAGGAATACGACCATGTCTCGCGTGCAACCAGGAAGAACACTGGACGGAATTTTAAAGACGCCCAGTGCCAGGAATATAATGGTACCAAATGAACCAGCTAGTGCCGTATTAAAGTCTCGCGAGGCTTCCTTGGCGGCGACCACCGAATACGACTTAAACATGACCAATACCACGTTGCATCTAGACAAAATATTCGACGACGTGCCCGAAACGACTGGGGCCAACTTGGAGGACACCGAAACCGAAATAAATGTGACTGCAATCAGCACAGCGACTGGCGTTGATCCCTTGGGTTCTTCAAAGCGAAATGAATCCGTATCATCAGAGGCTCTAATGAGTATCTCTCATAAAGCCACTGGCGTCGCTTCGCTAAAGGATCCTCTGACCAGCACAACTTACAAGGCCGCCTTGCAGGCCGATCTTAACCTAAGTGCCATTACTGAATCTGGTTCCAGGACGACTTCACCCAACCCAAACGAGATGAGTGGCATACAGTTGTTGGATCAGACCTCGGACTCGATGTTCTCCGAGGCTTTAGTAGTGTCGGGCGTGGAGTCCTGCGACTTTACTGTGGATGAGACAAAGGCTTCTGGCCAAAACATCCAACCTGTAGATAACGTTGAAGATCGCTCAGATACAGACTCAAATGTTGGCCTTACCGAGCCCCTGGTATTTAGTGATGACGAGGAGAATCCAGAGGGATCCGCAGCCACTCCGAAAAAATCGATTTGTGTTGAGGAACCATCTGTTGCCTACAAGATTGAGGAATCCGCTAATTTGAAATCTGTGAACGAGACATTaagtaaaattgaaaatgattcTGTTACAGAAATTTCTCTGATTGAAGTTGAGGATACCACAATAGAGGGCATTACTAGTGAATCAAATCTTCAAGATAACAAAAATAAGGACGAGAAGGATCTGGAAGTTAAACTAGATATTTCGAAGGATAAAGAATCACCAGCTGAAGAAAATAATGAAACCCCAGTGGTCGAATTGACGATCGTAGAGTCCGAGATATTTGCTCTAGACTCAACTGCAGATCGTTCAGTCGACTCTTCTAATGTCCTTAGCTTCAGCGAGAAGAAGATTGTTCCTAAAGAGGATCTGAAGCCTGACGATTTGGAATCGGCAAACAGTGGCGACGTCGAATTAGCAGAAGTTTCTCCCGAAAAAGCTTCTGAAGAAGGTGTTTCTCATTCGGATAAATCAGTCGTGGATACATCGCCTGCCAAAAAATGTGAACTTGAACAGTCTATTGAAGCAGAAACAAATCAACCACCGATCGAAGAATTGCCTGAAACCGATGTGTTACCCACAGAATGTGAAACACATCATCCAGTCATGGAATTGTCCACTGTTGCAGAATCTGAACAACCAGTCAACGAAACAAAACCTTCCGAACCAGATGTCGCTGAAAACAAACCCGATGAGATACCCAATGATGGTAAAATTGATCAAGAAGGCATTACTACTTCACCTGCCAATGAACTTTCAGAGAAAACTAATTCCGATGATCCTAttgataaagaaaataatcaAGGAACACCTTTCAAAAAACATTCCGCAGAAAGCCAACCAGATGATGTGTCTACTGATGGTGAATCCGATCAAGAAGTCATCAAACCATTTCCTGCCGAAGAATTTATCGAAGAAGCTAAGTCTGATGAGGTGTCAACTGATGCGGAACCCAATAAGAGTGCATTCCAAAAATCATCTTCCGAACTCTTCGAGGAAGACAAACCTGAGGAGGTCCCCACTGATGTTCAATTTGATCAAGAAGTCATCAAAACATCATCCGCCGATGAACTCGCAGAAGGCGCCGAGCCTAAGGAAGCGCCCGAACAACTTTTTGAGGTAGAGGGGCCCACAGTTTGTGAAGCTGATCAGGAAGTTATCGAATCGACTCCAGTAAAAGAACTGCCACAAGAAAATAAACCTGAAGAGACCACTAATCAAACTGTCACCGAAACTTCGCCTTTAGAGGAACTTTCAGAGGAAGCTAAAGATGATGAGGTGCCCGTCGATTCAAAATCACATCAAAGTGCCGTTGACACATCACCTTCTAAACAAACGACCGAAGAAAATAAACCAGATGTAGATCAGGTTCCCGTCGATGCTGAAATTAGCGAGGAACTTGAAGAAAAAGCCAAGCCTGATGAAGTGTCTACTAATGTAGATCCGAATCAACATGTAATCGAAACATCACCGTGCAAAGAACTCTTTAAGGAAGATATAACTGACGAGGTTCCCACAGAAGGTGACGCTGATCAGGAAGTTATTGAAACATCTGCGTCGAAAGAACTGCctgaaaaaaacaaacttgaTGATGATGAGACCACTAATCAAACAGTAACCGAAACATCACCTGGCGATGAGCTTTCAAAGGAGGCCGATCTAAACGAGTTGCTTACAGATAATAAAACTGACCAGCTAGTCATCGAAACGTTATCTGCCGAAGAAGTTCCAGAGGAAACCGGACAACAAAATGAGCCATTTGCATCTGGAAGTTCCGCAAGCCAAAATGTTCATCAAGatcaaattcagaacttcAATATGGGAGACATTGGTGAAACGAGCATCAGCGATGCTGTCGATGAGGTCCCAGCCCTGGAAAGAGATCAATCAGAAGATCAACAGTCTACTCAAGAAGAATCTGTGATAATTTCCTCTGATTCCGAAGGCGAGAACAAGGAAGAAGAATATTCGGGTGATTCAAACGTAGAAAAGAAAGAGACTTCGGTTGAAACGGGAAATAATAATTCGTCCTTCAGTGCAGCAGGTGAGATCGAAAATTCTGACAATGTGGATCCGAAGGAGACTTGCCTATCACCCCCTAAAGACACCAAAATTCTTGAGAAAAGTATAGAAGATTTAGATGCGCTGGTAATGGAAACTTCAACCTGTGCTGCTGTTCAATCTTCCGACAAAGAGGAACCTGCCAATGAAATATTGTTACGAACAGATACAAACGAAGATTTTTCAAGTGATGCCGCTGCATTGGAAACATCCACGAATGTAAGTTCACCCGAGAATCAGAAGATCTCTGGCCAGGATTCTCCTAAGGTTTCTCAAGAGGACAAAGATATCAAATCGACTCCACAGGGTGAAATTTCTTCCTCGGAGGAATCATCGAAAGATGTTAAGGATGTGGATAAAAAAGATGCCGAAGAAACCAACCAAAACGGTCCTAATGATGCTTCACTGGAAGGAAGTCCTCAAATTCAACTCCCTGTGACGGGTCAGAATAAACAAATTTCTATCCTGGATGAATCCATCGAGAAAACGGAAGATACACATGCACATACAGAGAAAGAAGAGGAATGCCCGCCTGAAAAGTCCTCTGATCAGGAGATCGACCATGAGGTGATTCAGTTGGACGCGTCTAGCATTGTAGAGGACAATACACTAGGTGAAAGTTTACTTCCTGAAGATTCCGCCATTGATCCTTCCAAAGGAAATCTAGATTTGAACACAACAAAGGAGAGCCCTACCGTAGAAGCCATCGAGGCTGAAGATGAGATTtcattaattgaaaattgcgATACTCATCAGCCCAAAGAGTCATCTGCTTTTGACAACACAAAGAAAGACAAGGAGCTGGATAACGAGGAATCTAAGGAGGAATATAATCAAATTGAGCCTGACAATGAGGTGATTCAGTTGGATGCTTCTAGCATTGTTGAGCAGACTCAGATGGATGAAAGTTCAGTAGACATCGTCGCTGATTCCATTCAGGAGGACAACAAGGAACAAGCCAGGGAAACCATTGaagaaatattagtaaaatgtGTGCCTGAAGAGTCCTTTAATCAAAACGGAATTGAAGATGAGGTGATTCAGTTGGATGCGTCGAACATTGTTGAAAGGTCCACACTTGAAGATTTTATCACTGATAATTCAAGACATGTTTCAATATTGGCGGAATCGTCGAGTGTCGACCAATCAATCACCACGGCCAATTTAACAAGGAATCAAAAGGAAACTGACGTTGAGGTGATCCCCTCGGAAACGGATGGGGCTGCAGAAACGACAATGGATACGACTTCTTTCAATGATCAAGAAGTTAAGGCAGTGGAACCTGAGATAACTTCCCAAATTGTTGAACAAAAACTAACAGAAAAGACGGCCACCGAGGATAAGTTCATTGATAACAGCATTTCGATGGATACTGAAAGCCCCAACAAATCTATTGTAAAGGACTCATCTGAACCTGAGAACTGTCCGAATACTTCACTTGTAAATACTGATGTCCCTGCAGCGCACAATTTGCAATCGGAAAAAGAAGAATTAGATATAAAGCAGCCAAACGAAAACTTAATAGACACCATTTCTGCTCCACTCGTAGTACTGAATGTATCAAGCTCCAATGGTTCAGAAAGTACAGATATTTTGGAGTCTTCGTCATCATCACAACAAACAACACATGTCATTAATGCACCTGAATCCGAAGGCAAACTTACAACGCAGCTTCAAGATGTATCTGGTTCAATAGTTGAAGCTCAGGAAAACGCATCTGAGATACAGGAAACTGAAAAGGAAGTAAATGACATTACAAAACCGTCTTCAGATGCTGAAGGATCTTCCTTGCTTGACGTTTCCAAATCCCTTTCTGAATACCAAAAAACCGTGAGCGAGGAGGTTCAGATGGCTGACCAAGACGGAGCAATAATCGACTTGGATTCTGCAAGTGAAGGAAAAGACGATGAAGAAGAAGTTGAATTCATATCAGAGCATAAAAGTGTAGTTGTTCCTAATGCCGAAAAACAAGCTAAGCTTGATGAGCCCAAGCCCAGAGATGCGGTTTCCGAAAAGGATGAtgttattacaatagatgattCAAGCTCTAGCGCTCAAGGACCTGAAACATCAGACGCCGAAGCCACTTCAGTAATACCGCAAGAAGAATCTACTGTACCAACGGCGAGTACTTCTGTTTCAGAAGAACCTCAGGCACCCAATGAGCTAGCTCAACCGCCTGTTGAAGAACCTGTAATAACTAAAATCACTGATAATAAAGCTGCCTCAAATAATATTCAAGAACCAGATACCATTCATGAAATACACGACAGCCCAGCATCTGAGGATTTAACTGCTCAAGAAAGAACAGATTCTGTTGAGGATGCAAAACGTAATGACTTTGAAATGCCCACTTCTACAGTTCTGGTTGCTGCACAATCTTCAGTCTCCGCTGTTGATGCCAAACAAAGTCAAATCAATTCCGAGAATGAACCAACTGAGGAGTCTGCACATAATGTATCAACAGAAAAAATCGACTCCAAAAATAATGAATCGGAAAAGCCCATTTCCGAAACCGCCATATCGCCTGAGTCACCGAAAAAATCTCGCGAGCCATCTCAACAAGATGAAAAATCTCCGGATGAAGTAAAATCCAAGCCAATAAAACGAACGACTAGGAAGGGATCGGCATCCACTGATAAACCAGCTGAAACGGCAATATCTGAAAGACCGAAGAGGATGGCACGAAAACCATCTGCTGAAGCTCCGGAAGTGGATGATGCCCACGTTAGGCTCAGGGGACGAGCCAGAAAACCATCCGCTGATGTAGATGATGACAAACCAGAAACTATCGCTGAGAAAAGGAGAGGACGAAAGCGCACTCCTTCTGTAGAAGTTATTGAAACCATGACACAAAACCAACTGGAAGCTGAAGAAGAAGTCGGAAAAGCTGAAGAAGCTCTGCAACCCATCCTAGAGGAAGAGCCTGAGTCTGGAGTTGAGGAAAAGAAAGAGTCAAAGGCAAAGCAAGATTCCACTAATCAGGCGGAGATCACCATAGAGCAACCCAAGAGGCGTGGAAGAAAGGCATCTGCAAAGGAAACTGAATCTTCACTGGACATTAAAGAAAGCACAAAAGATGCTCTAGACGCAGTCAGTGAAGCTAAAGACGATCATTTGGATATCCCTGAGCAAGAGGAGCCTGAAGAGCCTGTACCAGTTGAGGATACAATCCAGGAAGAGAAGACCATCGAAAAGCCCAAAAGACGCGGACGGAAGGCCCCTGCAAAAGAAGCGGTCACCACGACGGACACGAAAGAAAAAATTGAGGATGACCTAGATGCTGTCAAGGAAGTTGAAATTCAGAAGCCCGATATTGACGAGCAGGTAGAACCAAAAGGGGAGGAGAATACCAACCAGAAGGAAAGCATCactgaaaaaccaaaaagacgCGTTCGGAAGGCATCTGCAAAAGAAACGGAAACGACATTGGACAAGAAAGAAAAACCTGTAGATGTACTAAAAGCTGTTAAAGCAGACGAAACTCTGCAATCCAGTCAAAATGTTTCGGATCATTCTGAGCAGGAAACGCCTCAAGAGCCAGTACCCATTGAGGCTTTAAATGTATCCAAGGAAGAGCAAGAAACGAAGGCGGAGGCTGAAGTCAATCCCATCCCAGCTAAGACAAGTAGGAGGGCACGCAAAGCATCAGCCGAAGACGTGAGCAGCGTATCAGACAAGAAGCACAAATCGGAAGACCTGCATACTATTGAAAAGCAAGATGAGATGTCCAAGGAGGTCGGTAGGTCAAGGCGGAGACGACGCAAACCTTCAGCAGAAGTGGTGGAAACCTCCGCCCCTAATGACACACAGGAGGTGTTGGCTCCCGCTCAAGAAGATCGGTCAAGTTCCGACGACCAACACAAACTCCACCCACAAACCCGCAAATCGGCCGAATTTAAGCCTGCAAGTGCCCAGGAACCAGCTAAGGATGATCACGTTGAAAGACCCAAGCGTCGGGGCCGCAACCCTTCCGTTGACATCGATCATGTTGCCCAAGAAGTTATAGAAAAACCCAAGCGAAGGGGTAGAACACCAGCAGGCCATGATAAACCCCCCATTAATGATGAAAAGCAAGAGCGGCCAGTGCATGTTGTTGAGCCAGAGAAAAAGACCAGACGCAATGCCCGCAAGGCTTCGGCTGAAACTGTTGAAATTGTGTCCAGCGAGGAAGAGCATCTTCAGCAAATCGAAGAGACAGCCGAGCCCGTTTCGGGATCCGAACCGTCCCCAGTTAAGCCACCGCCAAAAGAAGAGGAGGAGCACAAGACCAGGCGACGTGGTCGAAAGCCAACGACGGAGACGATTGAGATGCCGATAAAAACGAACTCGCCCGAGAAATCGGATGAGCTACCCACTCACTCACGCAGGCGTGGGCGCAAGGCCACCGAAGACGAGGCCCATACAACTATAGATCTAACGGAGTCGAAGACAAAGCTTCGTGGACGCAGGGCGTCCTTGGAGCACGAACCAAAGGAAGAAACCCATTCAGAGTCTCATACCGACGACGCGGAGCCACCAACGAAGACGACGAGGCGCGCTAGGAAGCCAAGTGCGGATGTGGAAGCGACGCAAGCCGCTGTACCAGAGAAGAAACCACCCGCACGACGTGTCCTCAAGGCCTCAGCGAGTGTCGATGATGGAACTCCGGTGGCTAAGAAGGCGGCATCTCGTCGCGGTCGCAAAGACGAGACCCACGAGGACGAGGAAAGGAAGCAGATCGATTTACAGGACCTGCCGACGGACAGTGTTTCAGCACTCGTAGTCACTTCGGGATCCCCGACAAAGGCTGGCGATGCGGAAGAACTTACCCCACGGCGCCGAGAGGGACGCAACCTGCCCCGTAAAAACTACGAGGAGGCACCAGACGATGACAAACCGCCCTCGGCCTTGCGACGGGCTCGCAAGCCAGCGGCAAGCAAGGCGGTGGCCAACAAGGCTCCGGAGCCAGAAGCAGTTACAGCTACTCCGGTTGCCAAACCACCGCCCGTGGACGTAGAAGCCACTCCCGACAACACGGTGGTCTTGCCAGAGCCCACGACCTCGCAGCGACGGGAAGGGCGGAATCTTCCGCGCAAGAACTACACGGAGCCACCGGACGACGACAAGCCCGCATCTTCCCGAGGCCGCAGGGTACGCAATCTGACTGCAAAGGCCTTGGAACTGATTGTCGACTCCTCGCCGCGACCGGCGACTCCAAAGAGGGCCAAGGGCAAGGCAGTGGACAATGAAGAGCCTCCTGCAAAGAAGGCGACTCCTGAGGTGCCACTAGTGACGTCAGCGCCGGAAGAAGAGCCGGCGCCCGCGGCTAAGGGGCGTGGCACTCGTCGAAAAGCCGAACACAGCGAATCGGAGCCGGTGAAAAAAACCGCACGCGCCACGACTCGCAAAGCCAAAGTTGAGGCCGAACCGGAGGAGGATCTGCCCGTCAAAAAGGCGCGAGGCAGAGCACGCTCCAAAACGCCTTTGGGTGAGCCTGCAGGTACTCCGGAGGAGGAGCCCGTCAAGAAGCCCGCTGCCCGTAGTCGAGCACGAGGCGCCAAGACAGCGGAGCCGGAGCAGCCCGTCGAGGATCCCCAAGCACAGGAAGCTGCCTCCACATCCGCGACGACAGGGCGAGCTGGACGAGGCAGGAAGGTGCACTTCGAGGCGGCGCCGGAGGTCTCAACGAGTGAGGATGCACCCAAGCGGGCCACTCGATCACGACGAAAGTAA